The nucleotide sequence CGCCGTCGGCAAGCTCGTCCCCGAGCAGGTGGCCGCTGTCGTCAAGGGCGTTGCCGCCGCCTGCAAGGAGTCGGGATGTGCGCTCATCGGCGGCGAGACGGCGGAGATGGCAGGCTTTTATGCAGATGGCGAGTACGACATCGCGGGCTTTGCCGTCGGCGTCGTCGAGAAGTCGAAGATCATCACGAGCGAGCGCGTCCAGGAGGGCGACGTGCTGCTCGCGCTGCCGTCCTCGGGCGTTCACTCGAACGGCTTCTCGCTCGTGCGCAAGATTTGCTTCGAGCACAAGGGCTTCACGGGGGCTGAAACCTTCCCTGAGTTTCAAAAGACGCTCGGCGAGGAGCTTCTGACGCCGACACGGCTCTATCCGCGCGCGTGCCTGCCGCTCATCGAAAAGTTCGACATTCATGGCATGGTGCACATCACGGGCGGCGGCTTTTACGAAAATATCCCGCGCGCCCTGCCCGAGCATCTTGCGGCGGAGGTCGATGCTTCCGCCTGGCAGACGCCGCCGATCTTCCGCCTGCTGCAAGAGTGGGGCAATGTCGATGGACATGAGATGTACCGCACGTTCAACATGGGCGTCGGCATGGTCATCATCGCCGCGCCCGAGGAGGCTGCGAAGATTCGCGCACACCTTGCGTCAGCGGGCGAGGAGGTCTACGAGATCGGCTGCGTCAAGAAGGGTGCGCACGATGTGACGATCAAAGGCGGGGTTCTCGATGCGTAAGGAAGTTCTCGGCATTCTGTGCTCGGGGCGCGGCACGAACCTCGAATCCATCATCAAGGCGCAGAAGCAGGGAGAGATTCGTGCTGAGATCGCCGTCGTCTTGACGGACAAACCCGAGGCGAAGGCCTTGGAACGCGCGGCACAGGCAGGCATCGCGCATCATTGTGTCGATCGCAAAGCGTGTGCGACGCGCGAGGAGTTCGAGGAAAAGCTCGTTGCGGCGCTCGAAGAGGCAGGCGTGACGCTCGTTGTGCTCGCGGGTTTCATGCGCATCTTGAGTCCGTACTTCGTGCGCAAGTTCTGCGGGCGCATCCTGAACATCCATCCGTCGCTTCTGCCGTCGTTTGGCGGGGCGCACGCCCATCGCGACGTGCTCGCTTACGGCGTCAAGGTCTCGGGCTGCACGATTCACTTCGTCGACGAGGGCATGGATTCAGGGCCAATCATCCTGCAGGCGGCTGTGCCCGTCATGGATGACGATACGGAAGATACGCTCGCCGCGCGGGTGCTGGAGCAGGAACATATCCTCTATCCGCGCGCCATCGCGCTCTATGTGGATGGGCGGCTCAAGGTGGAAGGCCGCCATGTGACGATTTTGAAATAAGACAGTTGTTGGTTCATGAAATATTTATTGTAGACGAAAGGTGGAGGTTGACCATGAAAATCAAGCGTGCTCTCATCAGTGTATCGGACAAGACGGGCGTCGTCGAGTTCGCACGCAAGCTGCATGATGCCGGTGTCGAGATCGTCTCGACGGGCGGTACGATGAAGGCAATTCGCGATGCGGGCATCCCCGTGCTCTACGTCAGCGATGTCACGGGCTTCCCTGAAATCATGGACGGCAGGGTCAAGACGCTCAATCCCTACATCCACGGCGGCATCCTCGCCGTGCGCGACGATCCCAAGCACGCACAGCAGATGAAGGAGCACAAGATCACGCCGATCGATCTTGTCGTCGTCAACCTCTATCCGTTCGATGCAACCGTGGCGAAACCAAACGTGACGCTCGCCGAGGCGATCGAGAACATCGACATCGGCGGCCCTGCGATGATCCGCGCCGCCGCGAAGAACTTCAAGTTCGTCGCCGTCGTGACGAATCCCTCGCACTACGATGAGGTAGCGGAAATGATCCAAAAGGACGGCTGCGTGCGCGGCATGAAGCGAATGGAACTCGCGCGTGAGGCGTTCCGTCACACGTCGGTTTACGATGAGCACATCGCCGCATATCTTTCGGAACAGATCGAGAAATAGGAGCAACGCGTATGGAGCTGCAATTTACAGGATATGACAAATGGGATCTCTCCGTAAAGAAAGAGGTTCTATATGAATTTGCATGGTCGTTGCAGTCCGCCGTCGAACGTGCCTGCTCGGAAAAAGAACGTGAAGAGAAGTTTCCTTTCTTAAATGCTCTGTACGAGCGCTCGATTAAGGATGCCGGACGTTTGTTGGTTACAGATGATCCCGTTGAAGTGCTCAATATCGAAGGGCGCTTAGACAGCTTGCAAACCATGCTCCCTTTGTTAGAGGATTTGAAAGATGAGATACATCTTCACTGAAGAGGATGTTAGGGAAGCGGCAGAGCGCGTGATCAAGCGCATTATGAAGCAGCAAGATACGTATTCTCCGACAGACCGTCCCATCCTCTATCTATTGGGGGGGGCAGCCGGGAGCAGGAAAAAGCACGATCAGCGATCGGCTGCTTCGGGAAAAGTCTAACACCATTTTCATTAATCCGGATACGTATCGCGATCTTCATCCGCAGTATGAAACCATCAAGGCCGAATTAAAGAGTGAGGCAGTAAAGGTGACTGTGGAATTTTCTGGCGCAGTCACTGAATGTGTTCGCCAAATGTTGTCCGATCAGAAGTACAATCTTATCCTTGAAGGTACGTTTCGGACATTGGAAACGCCTTGGCGAATTACGGAAGAACTCAAATTCAAAGGTTATACGGCTGAACTTCATGCGATTGCTGTTCCAAAGGATATAAGCTATGTCGGCACGCTCGATCGATACTTTGTAGGAAAAACCAAGGGAACGGGGCGTGCTGTTGACAAGCGGCATCACGATCTCGTCGCAGAGAAGTTGCCGGTGCATCTAAAGGCGCTTGCAAAGAGCGGGATGTTTCGCTCGATGCACCTGCATACGCGAGAAAGGGAGATTTTTTCAACCGAGCATGATGTCGAAGCCTTTATGGAGCAGTTTCAACGTGAGGTTGAGCGTCGTCTTGATTTTGCGCAGGGGAACCGTTTGGCCAAACGCATCGACTTTGTCGACCAAGCTTTGGCAGAGGAAGAAAGGCGGGGACTTGCGGCCATCGCAGAAACTCCCATTGCAGAAATCCGCAGGGAACTTCAAGCGATCAAGAAAAGCAGAAACATAGGCATGGAGCGATAAGGAGCAACGAGATGAGAATTTTGGTCATCGGCAGCGGCGGGCGTGAACATGCGCTCGCATGGAAGGTCAAGGATAGTCCGCAGACGGAAAAACTCTATGCGATTCCGGGCAATCCGGGCATGGCGGCAATCGCTGAATGCGTACCGCAGATCTCTCCGACGGACAATGCGGCAGTCGTCGCTTTTGCCAAGGAGAACGGCATCGATCTCGCCGTCGTCGGCCCTGAGGCGCCGCTTGCGGGCGGCCTCGTCGACGCACTGGCGGCGGAGGGAATCAAGGCATTCGGCCCCGCGAAGCTCGCAGCCGAGATTGAGGGTTCGAAGGCATTTTCCAAAGACCTCATGAAGAAGTACGGCATCCCGACGGCGAAGTACGAAGTGTTTTCCGATGCCGCCGCCGCACGCGCCTACGTCAAAGCCGAGGGTGCGCCCATCGTCATTAAGGCGGACGGACTCGCGGCGGGCAAGGGCGTCGTCGTCGCCATGACCGAGGAGGAAGCGCTCGCCGCCGTCGACGAGATCATGGAGGGCGGAGCATTCGGCGCGGCGGGCAGCCGCGTCGTCATTGAGGAATTCATGGCGGGCGAGGAGGTTTCCATCCTTGCGTTTACCGACGGCAAGACGATTCGTGCGATGATTCCGTCGCAGGATCATAAGCGCGCCTACGACGGCGATAAAGGACCGAACACCGGCGGCATGGGCGCTTACGCGCCCGCCCCCGTCGCACCTCCGGCACTCGTCGCCGAGGTGCAGAGGACAATCATGGAGCCGACGATCCGCGCGATGGAGCAGGAAGGGCGGCTCTACAAAGGCTGCCTCTATGCAGGACTCATGGTCACGGAGGAAGGCGCGAAGGTCGTCGAGTTCAACTGCCGCTTCGGCGATCCGGAGACGGAGGTCGTGCTGCCGCTCCTCAAAGGCGACCTCGTCGAAATCATGCTGGCGTGCGTCGACGGCAATCTCGCCGATGTCGAGATTCCGTGGAGCACGGGCGCGGCTGTGACCGTCGTTCTCGCGGCGGGTGGCTATCCGAAGACCTACGAGAAGGGCGCGGAAATCA is from Selenomonas sputigena ATCC 35185 and encodes:
- the purM gene encoding phosphoribosylformylglycinamidine cyclo-ligase, yielding MEKKLTYRDAGVDIDAGNESVKLIKDSVRATYRPEVLGDLGGFGGLFALQAAKYKEPVLVSGTDGVGTKLRLAFMLDKHDTVGQDAVAMCVNDILVQGAEPLFFLDYLAVGKLVPEQVAAVVKGVAAACKESGCALIGGETAEMAGFYADGEYDIAGFAVGVVEKSKIITSERVQEGDVLLALPSSGVHSNGFSLVRKICFEHKGFTGAETFPEFQKTLGEELLTPTRLYPRACLPLIEKFDIHGMVHITGGGFYENIPRALPEHLAAEVDASAWQTPPIFRLLQEWGNVDGHEMYRTFNMGVGMVIIAAPEEAAKIRAHLASAGEEVYEIGCVKKGAHDVTIKGGVLDA
- the purN gene encoding phosphoribosylglycinamide formyltransferase, with the protein product MRKEVLGILCSGRGTNLESIIKAQKQGEIRAEIAVVLTDKPEAKALERAAQAGIAHHCVDRKACATREEFEEKLVAALEEAGVTLVVLAGFMRILSPYFVRKFCGRILNIHPSLLPSFGGAHAHRDVLAYGVKVSGCTIHFVDEGMDSGPIILQAAVPVMDDDTEDTLAARVLEQEHILYPRAIALYVDGRLKVEGRHVTILK
- a CDS encoding IMP cyclohydrolase → MKIKRALISVSDKTGVVEFARKLHDAGVEIVSTGGTMKAIRDAGIPVLYVSDVTGFPEIMDGRVKTLNPYIHGGILAVRDDPKHAQQMKEHKITPIDLVVVNLYPFDATVAKPNVTLAEAIENIDIGGPAMIRAAAKNFKFVAVVTNPSHYDEVAEMIQKDGCVRGMKRMELAREAFRHTSVYDEHIAAYLSEQIEK
- a CDS encoding zeta toxin family protein, with the protein product MLRQTVPSSIYWGGQPGAGKSTISDRLLREKSNTIFINPDTYRDLHPQYETIKAELKSEAVKVTVEFSGAVTECVRQMLSDQKYNLILEGTFRTLETPWRITEELKFKGYTAELHAIAVPKDISYVGTLDRYFVGKTKGTGRAVDKRHHDLVAEKLPVHLKALAKSGMFRSMHLHTREREIFSTEHDVEAFMEQFQREVERRLDFAQGNRLAKRIDFVDQALAEEERRGLAAIAETPIAEIRRELQAIKKSRNIGMER
- the purD gene encoding phosphoribosylamine--glycine ligase, which translates into the protein MRILVIGSGGREHALAWKVKDSPQTEKLYAIPGNPGMAAIAECVPQISPTDNAAVVAFAKENGIDLAVVGPEAPLAGGLVDALAAEGIKAFGPAKLAAEIEGSKAFSKDLMKKYGIPTAKYEVFSDAAAARAYVKAEGAPIVIKADGLAAGKGVVVAMTEEEALAAVDEIMEGGAFGAAGSRVVIEEFMAGEEVSILAFTDGKTIRAMIPSQDHKRAYDGDKGPNTGGMGAYAPAPVAPPALVAEVQRTIMEPTIRAMEQEGRLYKGCLYAGLMVTEEGAKVVEFNCRFGDPETEVVLPLLKGDLVEIMLACVDGNLADVEIPWSTGAAVTVVLAAGGYPKTYEKGAEITGLADAEAEGCLVFHAGTAERDGKIVTAGGRVLNVVAEAADIRAAVEKAYRGIGRVHFKDAFCRKDIAHRALERMK